In a genomic window of Syntrophales bacterium:
- a CDS encoding prenyltransferase/squalene oxidase repeat-containing protein encodes MKTNKVNTANIYRTALQLSRFIGSALKGEKEVKRIALCALSLVYAGVHPKGDLFSMAARYIADRQQEDGGWSDVEETVLSVKTISLLGRGKYDPSVERGKIWLRCQQNPDGGWGRSIRDISRIPVTGFLLYLLPGISDSKTVSWLRDEWRKDFGCDVKLTYKGSFFLLGLSAFGVPANDCPLIGETYAYLHEEQNDNGGFAPWKDHPIGSDPWSTGVVLLGLLSYPELVKRAVIEKTANWLTETQLPNGLWPCHYLEEGSSYAYWGLVEAIKYLSKDLD; translated from the coding sequence TTGAAAACAAATAAGGTTAACACAGCGAATATATACAGAACAGCGCTTCAACTATCCCGATTTATTGGGTCGGCTCTCAAAGGAGAGAAAGAAGTTAAGAGGATAGCGCTCTGCGCTTTGTCTCTGGTATATGCCGGAGTTCATCCAAAAGGAGATTTGTTCAGCATGGCTGCCAGGTATATAGCTGATCGGCAGCAGGAAGACGGCGGCTGGTCCGATGTCGAAGAAACAGTCCTATCAGTAAAGACGATATCGCTCCTGGGTCGCGGAAAATATGATCCATCGGTGGAAAGAGGGAAAATATGGCTGCGATGCCAGCAGAATCCTGATGGTGGCTGGGGACGATCGATCCGTGATATCTCCCGGATCCCCGTTACCGGATTTCTGCTCTATCTCCTGCCCGGGATCTCCGATTCGAAAACGGTATCATGGCTTAGGGATGAATGGCGAAAAGATTTTGGATGTGATGTGAAACTCACTTACAAAGGGAGCTTTTTCCTGTTGGGACTTTCTGCTTTCGGCGTGCCAGCAAATGATTGCCCCCTGATCGGAGAAACGTACGCATATTTGCATGAAGAACAAAATGACAACGGTGGGTTTGCCCCCTGGAAGGACCATCCGATAGGAAGCGATCCATGGTCCACTGGAGTTGTACTGCTGGGGCTTCTTTCATACCCCGAACTTGTAAAAAGGGCGGTAATAGAGAAAACGGCAAACTGGCTGACAGAGACTCAACTTCCCAATGGACTCTGGCCTTGCCATTATCTCGAAGAGGGTTCTTCCTATGCATATTGGGGACTAGTCGAAGCTATCAAGTATTTATCGAAAGACTTAGACTGA